Proteins from one Candidatus Sulfotelmatobacter sp. genomic window:
- the ilvC gene encoding ketol-acid reductoisomerase, which yields MEAYYDRDIDRGALDGKTIAIIGYGSQGRAHALNLHDSRHDVVVGLRPGSAKRDEARRDGVPVASIPEAVAQADLVMMLIPDEEQPAVYMREIVEHLRPGMTLAFAHGFGIHFGTIVPPQDIDVIMIAPKGPGRLVRSEYEAGRGVPCLIAIHQNPSGKAREVALAYASGIGGGRAGILETSFKEETETDLFGEQAVLCGGMSALVKAGFETLTEAGYAPEMAYFECLHEMKLIVDLMYERGIEGMRNAISNTAKYGDYTRGERIITEQTRATMREILGEIRSGKFAQDWVAEHAAGKPSFRKFREDAARHELESVGRELRGLMPWMNEHSSNAEADDDLRFRVL from the coding sequence GGAAGCCTACTACGACCGCGACATCGATCGCGGCGCACTCGACGGGAAGACGATCGCCATCATCGGGTACGGCAGTCAGGGCCGTGCCCACGCGCTGAACCTGCACGATTCCCGTCACGACGTCGTGGTCGGCTTGCGGCCCGGCTCGGCGAAGCGCGACGAAGCGCGCCGGGACGGCGTCCCCGTGGCATCGATCCCGGAAGCGGTCGCGCAAGCGGACCTCGTCATGATGCTGATCCCCGACGAGGAACAGCCCGCCGTCTACATGCGCGAGATCGTCGAGCACCTGCGGCCCGGCATGACGCTGGCGTTCGCGCACGGGTTCGGCATCCACTTCGGCACCATCGTGCCGCCGCAGGACATCGACGTGATCATGATCGCGCCCAAGGGCCCGGGGCGCCTGGTGCGCAGCGAGTACGAAGCCGGCCGCGGCGTCCCGTGCCTGATCGCGATCCATCAGAACCCGAGCGGCAAAGCCCGTGAGGTCGCGCTGGCTTATGCGTCGGGAATCGGCGGCGGGCGCGCCGGCATCCTCGAGACCTCGTTCAAGGAAGAGACCGAGACCGATCTCTTCGGCGAGCAGGCGGTGCTGTGCGGCGGGATGAGCGCGCTGGTGAAGGCGGGGTTCGAGACGCTGACCGAGGCCGGCTACGCGCCCGAGATGGCCTACTTCGAGTGCCTGCACGAGATGAAGCTGATCGTCGACCTGATGTACGAGCGCGGCATCGAAGGCATGCGCAACGCGATCAGCAACACGGCCAAGTACGGCGACTACACGCGCGGCGAGCGGATCATCACCGAGCAGACCCGCGCCACCATGCGCGAGATCCTCGGCGAGATTCGCAGCGGCAAGTTCGCGCAGGACTGGGTGGCCGAACACGCGGCCGGCAAGCCGTCGTTCCGCAAGTTCCGCGAAGACGCGGCGCGCCACGAGCTCGAGTCGGTGGGGCGCGAGCTGCGCGGCCTGATGCCGTGGATGAACGAGCATAGCTCGAACGCCGAAGCGGACGACGATCTCCGCTTCCGCGTCCTGTAG
- the ilvB gene encoding biosynthetic-type acetolactate synthase large subunit, with the protein MNGARAVLEALEREGVDIVFGYPGGAIMPLYDALFQHPVRHALCRHEAAAAFAASGYARTSGRVGVCCATSGPGATNLVTALLDAMMDSVPVVAITGQVRSELMGTDGFQEADVCAITQPITKRNFLIADASEIASTIAEAFALARSGRPGPVLVDIPNDVLKAKLGEDPIVALVADGPRAVEPQLSGAKPRPSADSVREAVARLRAARRPVAIIGGGIRAGGVEQYRTFASMLGIPHAATIMALGAATPGDPAFLGMLGMHGLKAANKAVQRADLLLALGMRFDDRVTGKPDRFAREATVIHADIDATEFNKIIPADVTLHGDLSYTLEALIDELKRGHVPRFDDWAMEARLLGGALPSDRVAERVLSATDALDRLFEVLPPDAIVTTDVGQHQMWTAQRARPLAPRKFATSAGLGAMGFGFPAAIGAAFANPSVPVYAVVGDGGFQMCLPELATLRRYDVPVKIVLIDNHNLGMVRQWQELFFSERYSATNLADNPDFTAIARAYGIAAFSLSDPADAHRVLAEFVAAPGPALLHCACHPTENVWPMIPAGMTVDDLMEARA; encoded by the coding sequence ATGAACGGCGCGCGTGCCGTCCTCGAGGCCCTCGAACGCGAGGGCGTCGACATCGTCTTCGGCTATCCCGGCGGAGCGATCATGCCGCTCTACGACGCCTTGTTCCAACACCCCGTACGGCATGCGCTGTGCCGTCACGAGGCGGCGGCGGCGTTCGCGGCGAGCGGGTACGCGCGCACCTCGGGTCGCGTCGGCGTCTGCTGCGCGACCTCGGGGCCGGGCGCGACCAACTTGGTGACCGCGCTGCTGGACGCGATGATGGACAGCGTCCCCGTGGTCGCGATCACCGGCCAGGTGCGCAGCGAGCTGATGGGGACCGACGGCTTCCAGGAAGCCGACGTCTGCGCGATCACCCAGCCGATCACCAAGCGCAACTTCTTGATCGCCGACGCGTCGGAGATCGCGAGCACGATCGCCGAAGCGTTCGCGCTCGCGCGCAGCGGCCGGCCGGGTCCGGTCCTGGTCGACATCCCCAACGACGTGCTCAAGGCCAAGCTCGGCGAGGATCCGATCGTGGCGCTGGTCGCGGACGGTCCGCGCGCGGTCGAGCCGCAACTCTCCGGCGCCAAGCCGCGCCCGAGCGCCGACTCGGTGCGCGAGGCGGTGGCGCGCCTGCGCGCGGCGCGGCGACCGGTCGCGATCATCGGCGGCGGCATCCGCGCCGGCGGCGTCGAGCAGTACCGCACCTTCGCCTCGATGCTCGGTATCCCGCACGCCGCGACCATCATGGCGCTCGGCGCGGCGACGCCCGGCGACCCCGCGTTCTTGGGGATGCTCGGGATGCACGGGCTCAAGGCGGCCAACAAAGCCGTGCAGCGCGCCGACCTGCTGCTGGCGCTGGGGATGCGGTTCGACGACCGCGTGACCGGCAAACCCGATCGCTTCGCGCGCGAAGCGACCGTCATCCACGCCGACATCGACGCGACCGAGTTCAACAAGATCATCCCGGCCGACGTCACGCTGCACGGCGACCTCTCGTACACGCTCGAGGCGCTGATCGACGAGCTCAAGCGCGGCCACGTCCCACGCTTCGACGATTGGGCGATGGAAGCGCGGCTGCTCGGCGGAGCGCTGCCCAGCGACCGGGTCGCGGAGCGCGTGCTCTCGGCGACCGACGCGCTCGACCGTCTCTTCGAGGTGCTGCCGCCCGACGCGATCGTGACGACCGACGTCGGACAGCACCAGATGTGGACGGCGCAGCGCGCGCGGCCGCTGGCCCCGCGCAAGTTCGCCACCTCGGCGGGCCTGGGCGCGATGGGCTTCGGCTTCCCCGCCGCGATCGGCGCGGCGTTCGCGAACCCGAGCGTGCCGGTCTACGCGGTCGTCGGCGACGGCGGCTTCCAGATGTGCCTGCCCGAGCTGGCGACGCTGCGGCGCTACGACGTCCCGGTCAAGATCGTCCTGATCGACAACCACAACCTGGGGATGGTCCGCCAGTGGCAAGAGCTGTTCTTCTCCGAGCGGTACTCGGCGACGAACCTGGCCGACAACCCCGACTTCACCGCGATCGCGCGCGCGTACGGGATCGCGGCGTTCTCCTTGAGCGACCCGGCCGACGCGCATCGCGTGCTGGCCGAGTTCGTGGCCGCGCCGGGACCGGCGCTGCTGCACTGCGCGTGCCATCCGACCGAGAACGTCTGGCCGATGATCCCGGCCGGCATGACGGTCGACGACCTGATGGAGGCCCGGGCGTGA
- the leuA gene encoding 2-isopropylmalate synthase — MHQRYRPFPAIALSDRTWPARTIERAPQWCSVDLRDGNQALVEPMGPDRKRRMFDLLVRMGFTQIEVGFPSASQPDFDFVRELVEQRLIPPHVTIQVLTQAREDLIDRTFAAIDGAPRAIVHVYNATSPIFRRVVFGLDNAGIVDVAVSAVRHIKRRAAEIADRTHVVLEYSPETFSATELEFTKEICDAVVAVWGPTADEKMILNLPATVEVATPNIYADQIEWMCRNLADREAVVISLHPHNDRGTGVAAAELGLMAGADRVEGTLFGNGERTGNVDVVTLALNLASQGVDPQLDLANVPEIVRIVEECNRLPVHPRHPYGGELVFTAFSGSHQDAIKKGFAALEQTDGARWEVPYLPIDPKDIGRTYEAVVRVNSQSGKGGVAYVLHADHGLDLPRGLQVEFSRVVQARAEATGGEVTPEEIRRAFETTYVSGGSLRLVEYVTTNDGVAGTPCTIDATLTDGLTQRTIYGDGNGPIDAFVDALQRAFEVDLHVRDYHEHALRAGEDATAVSYVETMLDGRTVWGVGIDPNIVTASLAAIVSAVGRSVPSVDAKKEHHAAYAVR, encoded by the coding sequence ATGCACCAACGCTATCGCCCCTTCCCCGCGATCGCGCTGTCGGACCGCACCTGGCCCGCGCGCACGATCGAGCGGGCGCCGCAATGGTGCAGCGTCGACCTTCGCGACGGAAATCAAGCGCTGGTCGAACCGATGGGCCCGGATCGCAAGCGCCGGATGTTCGATCTGCTCGTACGGATGGGCTTCACGCAGATCGAGGTCGGCTTCCCGTCGGCCTCGCAGCCCGATTTCGACTTCGTGCGCGAGCTGGTCGAACAGCGGCTCATCCCGCCGCACGTGACGATCCAAGTCCTCACCCAGGCGCGCGAAGACCTGATCGACCGCACCTTCGCGGCGATCGACGGCGCGCCGCGCGCGATCGTCCACGTCTACAACGCGACCTCGCCGATCTTCCGCCGCGTCGTGTTCGGCCTGGACAACGCCGGCATCGTCGACGTGGCGGTCAGCGCGGTGCGGCACATCAAGCGCCGCGCGGCCGAGATCGCCGACCGCACGCACGTCGTGCTGGAATACTCGCCCGAGACGTTCTCGGCCACCGAGCTCGAGTTCACCAAGGAGATCTGCGACGCGGTCGTCGCCGTCTGGGGTCCGACCGCGGACGAGAAGATGATCCTCAACCTGCCCGCGACGGTCGAGGTCGCGACGCCGAACATCTACGCCGACCAGATCGAGTGGATGTGCCGCAACCTCGCGGACCGCGAGGCGGTGGTGATCAGCCTGCACCCGCACAACGACCGCGGCACCGGCGTCGCAGCGGCCGAACTCGGCCTGATGGCGGGCGCCGACCGCGTCGAGGGAACGCTGTTCGGCAACGGCGAGCGCACCGGCAACGTCGACGTCGTCACGCTGGCGCTCAATTTGGCCTCGCAAGGCGTCGATCCGCAGCTCGACCTGGCCAACGTCCCCGAGATCGTGCGCATCGTCGAGGAGTGCAACCGGTTGCCGGTGCATCCGCGCCACCCGTACGGCGGCGAGCTGGTCTTCACCGCCTTCTCGGGCTCGCACCAGGACGCGATCAAGAAAGGCTTCGCGGCGCTCGAGCAGACCGACGGCGCGCGTTGGGAAGTGCCGTATCTGCCGATCGACCCCAAGGACATCGGGCGCACGTACGAAGCGGTCGTGCGGGTCAACAGCCAGTCGGGCAAGGGCGGCGTCGCCTACGTGCTGCACGCCGATCACGGCTTGGATCTGCCGCGCGGCTTGCAGGTCGAGTTCAGCCGCGTCGTGCAGGCGCGCGCCGAAGCGACCGGCGGCGAGGTGACGCCGGAAGAGATCCGGCGCGCCTTCGAGACGACCTACGTCAGCGGCGGGTCGCTGCGGTTGGTCGAGTACGTCACCACCAACGACGGCGTCGCCGGAACGCCGTGCACGATCGACGCGACGCTGACCGACGGCCTCACCCAGCGCACGATCTACGGCGACGGCAACGGACCGATCGACGCCTTCGTCGACGCGCTGCAGCGCGCGTTCGAGGTCGACCTGCACGTGCGCGACTACCACGAGCACGCGCTGCGCGCCGGGGAAGACGCGACCGCCGTCTCGTACGTCGAGACCATGCTGGACGGACGGACGGTCTGGGGGGTCGGGATCGATCCCAACATCGTGACCGCGTCGCTGGCGGCGATCGTCAGCGCCGTCGGCCGCAGCGTCCCGTCCGTCGACGCCAAGAAGGAGCACCATGCCGCGTACGCTGTTCGATAA
- a CDS encoding aconitase family protein: MPRTLFDKVWDAHVVEELPGGNALIFIDLVVAHEITTPPGAIAIEKQFDDRLYAADRIVAMIDHVAPAKDAATALQAHVVRTWAKRQGIRFHDIGDNGICHVLVPERGYVAPGMTVACGDSHTCTLGAFGAFALGIGTTAQAGAMLAGCLILQRPKVMNVELTGELSFDATAKDLVLTVIKTIGFKGGTGYVLEFTGSAVRALSMEQRMTLCNMAIEAGATSGIVAADATTAAFLAATPGNPTGWKAEQADPDATYDAHVVIDASAVRPVISWGINPGENSPIDGVVPLDAPAESLAYMGLEPGQPMTSIAIDQAFIGSCTNSRIGDLRLAAEVLRGRKVRVPTIVTPGSQLVRRQAEREGLHDVFQDAGALWTHSSCGPCLGMSMGVLAAGTRCVSSSNRNFPGRMGDGGRVHLAAPAVVAASAVLGRLASPADVNALEAVPA, translated from the coding sequence ATGCCGCGTACGCTGTTCGATAAGGTCTGGGACGCCCACGTCGTCGAGGAGCTCCCCGGCGGCAACGCGCTGATCTTCATCGACCTGGTGGTGGCGCACGAGATCACGACGCCGCCGGGTGCGATCGCGATCGAGAAGCAGTTCGACGACCGGCTCTACGCGGCCGATCGCATCGTGGCGATGATCGACCACGTCGCGCCGGCCAAGGACGCGGCGACCGCGCTGCAGGCGCACGTCGTGCGCACCTGGGCCAAGCGTCAGGGGATTCGCTTCCACGACATCGGCGACAACGGCATCTGTCACGTGCTCGTCCCCGAGCGCGGCTACGTCGCGCCGGGGATGACGGTCGCCTGCGGCGACTCGCACACCTGCACGCTGGGCGCGTTCGGCGCCTTCGCGCTGGGGATCGGCACGACCGCGCAAGCCGGCGCGATGCTGGCGGGCTGCTTGATCCTGCAGCGCCCGAAGGTGATGAACGTCGAGCTGACCGGCGAGCTGTCGTTCGACGCGACCGCCAAAGACCTGGTGCTGACCGTCATCAAGACGATCGGGTTCAAGGGCGGGACCGGCTACGTGCTCGAGTTCACCGGCTCCGCGGTGCGCGCGCTCTCGATGGAACAGCGCATGACGCTGTGCAACATGGCGATCGAGGCCGGCGCGACCAGCGGCATCGTCGCGGCCGACGCGACGACGGCCGCGTTCCTCGCCGCCACGCCGGGCAATCCGACCGGCTGGAAGGCGGAGCAAGCCGATCCCGACGCGACCTACGACGCGCACGTCGTCATCGACGCGAGCGCGGTCCGTCCGGTCATCTCGTGGGGGATCAACCCCGGCGAGAACTCGCCGATCGACGGCGTCGTCCCGCTCGACGCGCCGGCCGAGTCGCTGGCGTACATGGGGCTCGAGCCCGGGCAGCCGATGACCAGCATCGCGATCGATCAGGCCTTCATCGGCTCGTGCACCAACTCGCGCATCGGTGACCTGAGACTGGCGGCCGAAGTGCTGCGCGGCCGCAAGGTGCGCGTGCCGACGATCGTCACGCCCGGCTCGCAGCTGGTGCGCCGCCAAGCCGAACGCGAGGGTCTGCACGACGTCTTCCAAGACGCGGGCGCGCTGTGGACGCACTCCTCGTGCGGACCGTGTCTGGGGATGTCGATGGGCGTGCTGGCGGCGGGGACGCGCTGCGTCTCCTCGTCGAACCGCAATTTCCCCGGCCGCATGGGCGACGGCGGACGCGTCCATCTCGCCGCGCCGGCCGTCGTCGCCGCGTCGGCGGTGCTCGGACGTTTGGCCTCGCCGGCCGACGTGAACGCGCTCGAGGCGGTGCCGGCATGA
- the leuD gene encoding 3-isopropylmalate dehydratase small subunit gives MIVEGTVLAIPRANIDTDQIIPAHYLTRIDEAGMGEHLFEGLPDGAHYLTTHPTATILVTGENFGCGSSREHAAWALKDRGFRAVIAPSFARIFHENAYNNGVVPVILPPETVEGLLGATRIAIDVQNERLRADGGTPIPFQLDPLRKQFVLGGGFLAYLATKIPQVRAWEAARG, from the coding sequence ATGATCGTCGAGGGCACCGTGCTCGCGATCCCGCGAGCGAACATCGACACCGACCAGATCATCCCGGCGCACTACCTGACCCGCATCGACGAGGCAGGGATGGGCGAGCATCTCTTCGAGGGCTTGCCCGACGGCGCGCACTACCTGACGACGCACCCGACCGCGACGATCCTGGTCACCGGTGAGAACTTCGGCTGCGGCTCCTCGCGTGAGCACGCTGCGTGGGCGCTCAAGGACCGCGGCTTCCGCGCCGTGATCGCGCCCAGCTTCGCGCGCATCTTCCACGAGAACGCCTACAACAACGGCGTCGTGCCGGTCATCCTGCCGCCCGAGACCGTCGAAGGACTGCTCGGCGCGACGCGCATCGCGATCGACGTGCAGAACGAACGGCTGCGCGCCGACGGCGGCACGCCGATTCCGTTCCAGCTCGATCCGCTGCGCAAGCAGTTCGTGCTCGGCGGCGGCTTCCTGGCCTATCTGGCGACGAAGATCCCGCAGGTCCGGGCCTGGGAAGCCGCGCGCGGATGA
- the leuB gene encoding 3-isopropylmalate dehydrogenase: MSARIAVLPGDGIGPEETAAAVRVLRAVLPDATFTEGAVGGSAIATHGTPLPEETLALARASDAVLFGAVGGNGFEHLTPDKRPEAAILGLRKAFGLYANVRPARVFPGLESRSPLRAELATGMDLVLVRELTGGLYFGPRSLEPEDGVLTARDTLVYRDFEIERIARFAFALARTRRKRLTSIDKSNVIISSQLWRRVVNDVAGDYPDVTLEHMLVDNAAMQLVRDPRAFDVIVTENMFGDILSDEAAMITGTIGTAPSASIGAPPDTKPFGIYEPISGTAPDIAGKGIANPAAAILSAALLARFSLGETAVADAIDAAVADALRTGPRTPDLDGPAGVSTEAFTDAVLARLGAMADLPA; this comes from the coding sequence ATGAGCGCTCGCATCGCGGTCCTGCCGGGCGACGGGATCGGGCCGGAAGAGACCGCTGCCGCGGTGCGCGTGTTGCGCGCCGTGCTCCCCGATGCGACCTTCACCGAAGGCGCGGTCGGCGGGTCGGCGATCGCCACGCACGGCACGCCACTGCCCGAGGAGACGCTGGCACTGGCGCGTGCGAGCGACGCGGTGCTGTTCGGCGCCGTCGGCGGCAACGGCTTCGAGCACCTGACCCCCGACAAGCGGCCGGAAGCGGCGATCCTCGGCTTGCGCAAGGCGTTCGGGCTCTACGCCAACGTGCGGCCGGCGCGCGTCTTCCCGGGCCTGGAGTCGCGCTCGCCGCTGCGCGCCGAGCTGGCGACCGGCATGGACCTGGTACTCGTTCGCGAGCTGACCGGCGGGTTGTACTTCGGCCCGCGCAGCCTCGAGCCGGAAGACGGCGTCCTGACGGCGCGCGACACGCTCGTCTACCGCGACTTCGAGATCGAGCGCATCGCGCGCTTCGCGTTCGCCTTGGCGCGCACGCGCCGCAAACGCCTGACCTCGATCGACAAGTCCAACGTCATCATCAGCTCGCAGCTGTGGCGCCGCGTCGTCAACGACGTCGCCGGCGACTATCCCGACGTGACGCTCGAGCACATGCTGGTCGACAACGCGGCGATGCAGCTGGTCCGCGACCCGCGCGCGTTCGACGTCATCGTCACCGAGAACATGTTCGGCGACATCCTCTCCGACGAGGCGGCGATGATCACCGGCACCATCGGCACCGCCCCCAGCGCCAGCATCGGCGCGCCGCCCGACACCAAGCCGTTCGGCATCTACGAGCCGATCAGCGGCACCGCGCCCGACATCGCCGGCAAGGGCATCGCCAACCCCGCCGCCGCGATCCTCTCGGCCGCATTGCTGGCTCGCTTCTCGCTCGGCGAAACGGCCGTCGCCGACGCGATCGACGCCGCCGTCGCCGACGCGCTGCGCACCGGCCCGCGCACCCCCGACCTCGACGGCCCGGCCGGGGTGAGCACCGAGGCCTTCACCGACGCGGTGCTGGCACGACTCGGAGCGATGGCCGACCTACCGGCGTGA
- a CDS encoding sigma-70 family RNA polymerase sigma factor codes for MREGDARALLPAMMEARDRFMELVDELRPELHRYCARMTGSVFDGEDVVQETLAKAYYALGQMMEPPNLRPWLFRIAHNTAMEVLKRAERKYVDLVENVPDRAPDDERAVDPELVEAALAVFVELPPVQRSAIILKDVLGHSLDEIAATMGTTVGAVKAALSRARANVARAARPVSARVERMMTREEETVLRRYVNLFNERDWVGLRALLGEESRLEIVSRIQRRALDAGYYDRYAQITTTEDLRAELGVVDGIPAIAVFRSADDAAPAYFMVLDVERETVAFIRDFRYIPYIANEATFSRR; via the coding sequence GTGAGGGAGGGCGACGCGCGCGCGCTGCTGCCGGCGATGATGGAAGCGCGCGATCGTTTCATGGAGCTCGTCGACGAGCTGCGTCCCGAGCTCCATCGCTATTGCGCTCGCATGACGGGCTCCGTGTTCGACGGTGAGGACGTCGTCCAGGAAACGCTTGCGAAAGCCTACTACGCGCTGGGCCAAATGATGGAGCCGCCGAATCTGCGCCCATGGCTGTTTCGCATCGCGCACAACACCGCAATGGAGGTGCTCAAGCGGGCCGAGCGGAAGTACGTCGACCTGGTCGAGAACGTACCCGACCGCGCGCCGGACGACGAGCGCGCGGTCGACCCGGAGCTGGTCGAAGCCGCCCTGGCGGTCTTCGTCGAGCTTCCGCCGGTGCAGCGCAGCGCGATCATCCTCAAAGACGTCCTGGGTCATTCGCTCGACGAGATCGCGGCGACGATGGGCACCACGGTGGGCGCGGTCAAGGCCGCGCTCTCCCGCGCTCGCGCCAACGTCGCTCGCGCTGCGCGCCCGGTCAGCGCGCGGGTCGAGCGCATGATGACTCGTGAGGAAGAGACGGTGCTGCGCCGCTACGTGAACCTGTTCAACGAGCGCGACTGGGTGGGACTGCGCGCGCTGCTGGGCGAGGAGTCGCGGCTGGAGATCGTCTCGCGCATCCAGCGCCGGGCGCTCGACGCGGGGTACTACGATCGCTACGCCCAGATTACCACGACCGAAGACCTGCGCGCGGAGCTCGGCGTCGTCGACGGTATTCCGGCGATCGCCGTCTTCCGCTCCGCGGACGATGCCGCGCCGGCCTACTTCATGGTGCTGGACGTCGAGCGCGAGACGGTCGCGTTCATCCGCGACTTCCGCTACATCCCGTATATCGCGAACGAAGCGACCTTCTCACGCCGGTAG
- a CDS encoding DUF899 domain-containing protein has translation MKTPPIVSAQAWEDARQLLLVKEKELTRARDAMAAARRRMPWLAVEKQYAFLGPDGAASLLDLFAGRRQLIVYRAFFEPGVVGWPDHACRGCSLCADQVAHLAHLNARDTTLAFASRASQAQIAQLKERMEWRMPWYTITDDFDRDMGVDEWHGTNVFFRDGERVFRTYFIQDRGDEQMGGTWNYLDVTPLGRQELWEDSPAGYPQSEPYKWWNWHDAYGDASQDAQWTAAVNAASGLPREPVES, from the coding sequence ATGAAGACACCACCGATCGTTTCCGCGCAGGCCTGGGAGGACGCACGTCAACTCCTACTCGTGAAGGAGAAAGAGCTGACGCGGGCCCGCGACGCCATGGCCGCGGCGCGCCGGCGGATGCCGTGGCTGGCCGTCGAGAAGCAGTATGCCTTCCTCGGCCCCGACGGCGCGGCCAGCCTGCTCGACCTGTTCGCCGGACGGCGCCAACTGATCGTCTATCGGGCGTTCTTCGAGCCGGGTGTCGTCGGCTGGCCCGACCATGCCTGCCGCGGATGCTCGCTGTGCGCGGATCAGGTCGCCCATCTCGCCCACCTCAACGCGCGCGACACGACGCTCGCGTTCGCCTCGCGCGCGTCGCAGGCGCAGATCGCGCAATTGAAGGAACGTATGGAGTGGCGCATGCCATGGTACACGATCACCGACGATTTCGATCGTGACATGGGCGTCGACGAGTGGCACGGCACCAACGTGTTCTTCCGCGACGGCGAGCGCGTGTTCCGCACCTACTTCATCCAGGATCGTGGCGACGAACAGATGGGTGGGACGTGGAACTATCTCGACGTCACGCCGCTCGGGCGCCAAGAGCTCTGGGAGGATTCTCCCGCGGGCTATCCGCAGAGCGAGCCGTACAAATGGTGGAACTGGCACGATGCCTACGGCGACGCGTCGCAGGATGCGCAGTGGACGGCCGCCGTGAACGCGGCGTCGGGGTTGCCCCGTGAGCCGGTCGAGTCATGA